From Candidatus Hadarchaeales archaeon, one genomic window encodes:
- a CDS encoding replication factor C large subunit: MFLPWSEKYRPKKLSEVVGQKAALQKVKEWVEGWKRGKPEKRALLLYGAPGTGKTSIAEALAGEEGWDAIQLNASDQRTFEVLKRVAGEAAATGTLTGKKGEKRLVILDEADNLHPHEDRGGYRAVKEILETTKNPIILTANDRRNLPQEIRELCLEVNLRRFTPSEIEEILRRICLKEGIEVDPMVLKRIAETSRGDARAAINDLQTSCGAKRKCGIQDLALYLRDLETNVFEVLGKLPHVDSVEKGRRLVMELDLPPDEFLGWVTENLPPALSPKDRARLYDALSKVEIFLSRAVRRGHYGMWSYASEIMGAGPALLREGELSPRRPQYPSSALFYARTRGKRALRDSIAKKWALRSHTSSRRCREELGYLALMVEGKMGEKIIGELELTEQEREYLKSLVKT, from the coding sequence ATGTTCCTTCCCTGGTCCGAGAAATACAGACCAAAGAAACTGAGCGAAGTGGTGGGACAAAAGGCTGCCCTCCAGAAGGTGAAGGAGTGGGTGGAGGGCTGGAAGAGGGGAAAACCCGAAAAGAGGGCGCTCTTGCTCTACGGCGCCCCCGGAACGGGAAAGACCTCCATCGCCGAGGCCCTGGCGGGAGAGGAGGGATGGGATGCCATCCAGCTGAACGCCAGCGACCAGAGAACCTTTGAGGTATTGAAGAGGGTGGCGGGGGAGGCTGCCGCCACGGGTACCCTCACGGGAAAGAAGGGTGAGAAGAGGCTGGTGATCCTGGACGAAGCCGACAACCTTCACCCTCACGAGGACAGGGGGGGATACAGGGCGGTGAAGGAAATCCTGGAGACCACCAAGAATCCCATCATCCTCACCGCCAACGATCGCAGGAACTTACCGCAGGAAATTCGGGAGCTCTGTTTGGAAGTGAACCTGAGACGCTTCACCCCTTCAGAAATAGAGGAGATCCTCAGGAGGATCTGCCTGAAGGAGGGAATAGAGGTGGATCCGATGGTACTGAAGAGGATTGCGGAAACCAGCAGGGGTGACGCGAGGGCTGCCATCAACGACCTCCAAACCTCCTGCGGGGCCAAAAGAAAATGCGGGATCCAAGATTTGGCCCTCTACTTGAGGGACCTGGAAACCAACGTCTTCGAGGTTTTGGGAAAACTGCCCCATGTGGACTCGGTGGAGAAGGGGAGGAGGCTGGTGATGGAACTGGACCTTCCCCCCGATGAGTTCCTGGGGTGGGTAACGGAGAACCTCCCCCCTGCCCTCTCTCCCAAGGATAGGGCCAGGCTCTACGATGCCCTCTCGAAGGTGGAGATCTTCCTATCGAGGGCGGTCAGGAGAGGGCACTACGGGATGTGGAGCTACGCTTCGGAAATAATGGGTGCCGGTCCAGCCCTCCTGAGGGAAGGGGAACTTTCCCCAAGAAGGCCCCAGTATCCGAGCTCCGCCCTCTTCTACGCCAGAACGAGGGGGAAGAGGGCCCTCCGGGACTCGATAGCCAAGAAGTGGGCCCTCCGCTCCCATACCTCCTCCAGGAGGTGCAGGGAGGAATTGGGGTATCTGGCCCTGATGGTGGAGGGGAAGATGGGGGAGAAAATCATCGGGGAGTTGGAACTCACGGAACAGGAGAGGGAATACCTGAAGAGCCTGGTGAAGACTTGA
- a CDS encoding S49 family peptidase, producing MRNKKKQYLWGLVALLLLSSLSFASLHFLGPKDKVVVIRVEGEVEDFRYADLLDRALRDSRVKGVVVEVNSPGGTVQACFETEAVMRKLASEKPVVVSMKEYATSGAYLLSTPARYLFARSTTLTAGLGVIAIWVSYENWLEKEGIKYYRWCTGELKDMGAWYRSPTPEENRYLQSLVENMLREMTDRIKRNRPQLENVLESLKDGSTVYGTEALALGLVDGLGTFKDAVDKVEEFAGLKKGTYRLVYF from the coding sequence ATGAGGAACAAGAAGAAACAGTATCTCTGGGGATTGGTGGCCCTGCTCCTGCTTTCCTCCCTCTCCTTCGCCTCTCTCCATTTCTTGGGCCCCAAGGACAAGGTGGTCGTGATAAGGGTGGAGGGGGAGGTGGAAGACTTCAGGTATGCGGATCTCCTCGATAGGGCCCTGAGGGATTCTCGGGTGAAGGGAGTGGTGGTGGAAGTGAACAGTCCGGGTGGAACCGTTCAGGCCTGTTTTGAGACGGAGGCGGTCATGCGCAAGCTCGCCTCCGAGAAGCCGGTGGTGGTCAGCATGAAGGAGTATGCCACCTCCGGTGCCTACCTCCTCTCCACTCCTGCTCGGTATCTTTTCGCCCGTAGCACCACCCTCACTGCGGGTTTGGGGGTGATAGCCATTTGGGTGAGCTATGAGAACTGGCTGGAGAAGGAGGGAATAAAGTACTACAGGTGGTGTACGGGGGAACTCAAGGACATGGGGGCATGGTATAGGAGTCCGACTCCGGAGGAGAATAGGTATCTGCAGAGCCTGGTGGAGAACATGCTGAGGGAGATGACGGACCGCATCAAGCGCAACCGTCCCCAGTTGGAGAACGTGCTCGAGTCCCTCAAGGATGGTTCCACCGTTTACGGAACGGAGGCTTTGGCCCTCGGTTTGGTGGACGGGCTTGGTACCTTCAAGGATGCGGTGGACAAGGTGGAGGAGTTCGCTGGGTTGAAGAAGGGTACCTACCGACTGGTTTATTTCTGA
- the mobB gene encoding molybdopterin-guanine dinucleotide biosynthesis protein B has translation MFRVLGVGGYKDSGKTEVVVGLVRELVGRGYRVGTVKHLSKHSMDRVGTDTWKHGEAGSEVVVAVGEREVAVRERKGKPELREVLLSLRGLDFVILEGFKREEVVKVMVARREGEAEELDDDFTAAFVGCGVKGKPVFPFGAYRRLADLVVERATTPTGGLDCGECGFGTCREFLRAAASGRKGRRECAALMGGVELWVDGKRVPLNPFVRRIVSRTILGMLSSLKGGRGREVELRIRRG, from the coding sequence ATGTTCAGGGTGCTGGGAGTGGGTGGATACAAGGACAGTGGTAAGACGGAAGTGGTGGTGGGACTGGTAAGGGAGCTGGTGGGGAGGGGGTACAGGGTGGGAACGGTGAAGCATCTCTCCAAGCATTCGATGGATAGGGTGGGAACGGATACTTGGAAGCATGGGGAGGCGGGAAGCGAGGTGGTAGTGGCGGTGGGTGAGAGGGAGGTGGCGGTCAGGGAGAGGAAGGGAAAACCTGAGCTGAGGGAGGTCCTGCTTTCCCTGAGGGGGCTGGATTTCGTCATCTTGGAAGGTTTCAAAAGGGAGGAGGTGGTGAAGGTGATGGTGGCCAGGAGGGAGGGGGAGGCGGAGGAACTGGACGACGACTTCACCGCAGCCTTCGTGGGATGTGGGGTGAAGGGAAAGCCCGTTTTCCCCTTTGGGGCTTACCGTCGGTTGGCGGACTTGGTGGTGGAGAGGGCCACCACTCCCACGGGTGGTCTTGACTGTGGGGAGTGCGGTTTTGGGACCTGCAGGGAGTTCTTACGGGCAGCCGCTTCGGGTAGGAAGGGAAGGAGGGAGTGTGCGGCCTTGATGGGAGGGGTGGAGCTTTGGGTGGATGGGAAGAGAGTCCCCCTCAATCCCTTCGTGAGGAGAATCGTCTCCAGAACCATTCTCGGCATGCTTTCCTCCCTCAAGGGGGGAAGGGGGAGGGAGGTGGAACTGAGGATAAGGAGGGGGTGA
- a CDS encoding DNA repair exonuclease, with protein MNLKLAVIGDTHLGAKWGTQREEDPFDQAEEALRKAVEGDVDLILLLGDLFDTRAPRHEVWAKAMRLFTLPRMAEGRMRLVGVKGKEEKEISPLSLQGIPVVALHGNHESRTEGLKNPVEVLEAAGMLIHLHRETVIFEGPGGRVAVHGMSHVPERYSKSFLQTWNPKPVEGAFNVLMLHQSLGQYVFSTEESPGIFPEDLPKGFDLYLCGHVHYRAEASVWGRPLLFPGSTERTQLLPIEAQSQKGFYLVEGGRPRFVELETPRDFFYEEVDAEGMDVHQLQERVRERVETLLSSRRRNMKKLPLIRLRLKGRLARGKKGDFEDSSLVEEFSDRALLVISKEDLSSPQEEVRREVLERLKDARSLEEMTLRLLEQQLSELKYSYGLEARSLYTLMLEGKEGEVEEKVRAFVRKMVEIELEGER; from the coding sequence ATGAACTTGAAGCTCGCCGTGATAGGGGATACCCACCTGGGAGCAAAATGGGGCACTCAAAGGGAGGAAGATCCCTTCGATCAGGCCGAGGAAGCGTTGCGGAAGGCCGTGGAGGGAGATGTGGACCTCATCCTCCTGTTGGGAGATCTCTTCGACACTAGGGCTCCCAGGCATGAGGTGTGGGCCAAGGCAATGAGACTCTTTACCCTTCCTAGGATGGCCGAGGGAAGGATGAGGTTGGTTGGGGTGAAGGGGAAGGAGGAAAAGGAAATCTCACCCCTCTCCCTGCAGGGAATCCCGGTGGTGGCCCTTCATGGAAACCATGAGAGCAGGACGGAAGGATTGAAGAATCCGGTGGAAGTGTTGGAGGCGGCTGGAATGCTCATCCACCTCCACAGGGAAACCGTGATCTTTGAGGGTCCGGGAGGAAGGGTGGCAGTCCATGGTATGAGCCACGTTCCGGAGAGATATTCGAAGAGCTTTTTGCAAACTTGGAATCCCAAGCCCGTGGAGGGTGCCTTCAACGTGCTCATGCTTCATCAGTCCCTAGGCCAGTACGTTTTTTCAACCGAGGAGTCCCCGGGTATCTTTCCCGAGGACCTTCCAAAGGGTTTCGACCTCTACCTCTGCGGACACGTGCATTACAGGGCCGAGGCCAGTGTCTGGGGAAGGCCCCTCCTCTTCCCCGGAAGCACGGAAAGGACACAGCTCCTTCCGATAGAAGCCCAGAGCCAGAAGGGCTTTTACTTGGTGGAGGGGGGAAGACCGCGTTTCGTGGAATTGGAGACTCCCCGCGACTTCTTCTATGAAGAGGTGGATGCGGAGGGAATGGATGTCCATCAGCTGCAGGAGAGGGTGAGGGAAAGGGTGGAAACCCTCCTTTCCTCGAGGAGGAGGAACATGAAAAAGCTCCCGCTCATCCGCCTGAGGTTGAAGGGAAGGTTGGCGAGGGGGAAGAAGGGAGACTTCGAAGACTCATCTTTGGTGGAGGAGTTTTCGGACAGGGCTTTACTCGTGATAAGCAAGGAAGACCTCTCCTCCCCACAGGAGGAAGTTAGGAGGGAGGTTTTGGAGAGGTTGAAGGATGCTCGTTCACTCGAGGAGATGACCCTGAGGCTTTTGGAGCAACAACTCTCTGAGCTGAAGTATTCCTATGGGCTCGAAGCCAGGAGTCTCTACACCCTCATGCTGGAGGGAAAGGAGGGAGAGGTGGAGGAGAAGGTGAGGGCCTTCGTCAGGAAGATGGTGGAGATAGAGCTGGAGGGGGAGAGATGA
- a CDS encoding DNA methyltransferase, whose product MVKNLRLGKLVTDLPNRGVPVYGWFPLKEAFSRSLVVMLLQNLWMGRGDRVLDPFCGKGTTLLACKELGVDAVGYEVHPLLLFLCRVETRDYDLSSLRKAGKELLSTPFHPPSTSPPKFLQKFFHPGVLQDLLFFREEILKREEGEREFLLTALMLAAVESSWAFRDGEVLKVRKRKTPPLREALARRIGWMCDDLEKLGTKRVDLTIVEGDAREMEVEEEAFDAVITSPPYPGKLEYVHAYRLEEEILGLPPPPPEKLLGVRMEEGEPKFEREAYLEDLSKVVEKLYVACVEGGEVAMVISDGCFPNEGGVFEVFTPVCEIAERAGFKVRKATIVNERFCTTPSRKKLGIMREYLLQWRK is encoded by the coding sequence GTGGTAAAGAATCTGAGGTTGGGGAAGCTGGTCACGGATCTCCCCAACCGTGGGGTTCCAGTGTATGGCTGGTTTCCCCTCAAGGAAGCCTTCTCCAGGTCCCTTGTGGTGATGCTCCTTCAGAACCTCTGGATGGGAAGGGGCGATAGGGTACTGGACCCCTTTTGCGGGAAGGGAACCACCCTCCTAGCATGCAAGGAGCTGGGGGTGGACGCGGTGGGTTATGAGGTACATCCCCTTCTCCTCTTCCTCTGCAGGGTGGAGACGAGGGATTACGACCTCTCCTCCCTGAGGAAGGCGGGGAAGGAGCTCCTCTCCACTCCCTTTCATCCCCCCAGCACCTCCCCTCCGAAATTCCTGCAGAAGTTCTTCCATCCCGGTGTTCTCCAGGATCTCCTCTTCTTCAGGGAGGAAATCCTCAAAAGGGAGGAAGGGGAGAGAGAGTTCCTCCTCACGGCCCTCATGCTGGCGGCGGTGGAGAGTAGCTGGGCCTTCAGGGATGGGGAGGTGCTGAAGGTCAGGAAGAGGAAAACCCCTCCCCTGAGGGAAGCCCTGGCCAGGAGAATAGGATGGATGTGTGATGATCTGGAAAAGCTGGGAACGAAGAGGGTGGACCTCACCATCGTGGAAGGGGATGCCAGGGAAATGGAGGTGGAGGAGGAAGCCTTCGACGCCGTGATCACCTCTCCACCCTATCCCGGAAAGCTGGAATATGTCCATGCATATCGGTTGGAGGAGGAAATCCTGGGCCTCCCCCCACCCCCACCGGAAAAACTGTTGGGGGTGAGAATGGAGGAGGGGGAACCCAAGTTCGAGAGGGAAGCCTATCTGGAAGACCTCTCAAAGGTGGTGGAAAAACTGTATGTGGCCTGTGTGGAGGGGGGGGAGGTGGCGATGGTGATCTCCGATGGATGCTTCCCGAACGAGGGTGGTGTCTTCGAAGTCTTCACCCCCGTCTGCGAGATTGCGGAGAGGGCAGGCTTCAAGGTGAGGAAGGCCACCATCGTGAACGAGAGGTTCTGCACCACACCCTCCAGGAAGAAGCTGGGGATCATGAGGGAGTACCTGCTCCAGTGGAGGAAGTAG
- a CDS encoding SMC family ATPase → MITRVRLKDWKSHAQTELRFGDGTNLLVGGMGSGKSSVLEAISMGLFGKIPGLRERGIKQEDLIRSKPEPAELAEIEVGFMLPTGEEYLVRRVIRRKGGTSAELRKADGTLVEGSTAGKVTEMVEKLLGVSYELFERAVYSQQNRLDYFLLLSPSERKKKIDELTGMDRLEEARQKLGSLSRRLLEEAKEKKRMVEGRDRGTLLKQLEELRRKKEEDEKRMAEMKREEGRLSSRLEEVKRKLEELEELGRRVERLRIREKEEGARIEQLQKQLEEMKSKLGRISDLEVLEREGREAERILSEAKEEEERLRLELLSLERRVGTLRAELREREERRKELERRVREKEGKEKWLEEKGARELPSRLEETGKRMEEVGKELAKVEAREGEVGRGLRELLSAGPSCPVCEAPLGRERKEALVEKRKRELEELAARKVELQTELRKLREEVKRLSELDREVRRIEGELKELPELRKELERLEGERREKERELETCEEELKVLKEKHRKAEEKREESWRNCQEAKNRLEMAKSFFELERQLRERQVQRLHFQRELWELERRYKEDEVRRMREEKEALSSQLEGVRGELRGLERILKEEGERMELLKENLLELQKLELEALKLKEASEALGLIQTALSRTQALMRSLFVEQVNQLMEDLWQEVYPYGDYTSLRLSVDEEGNYEFELRDRKGNWLPLEGVASGGERTDACFVIRVALARVLAPGLGWIVLDEPTHNLDAEAIQELARVLRERLPSLVRQVLLITHEERLEAAVSGYLYRFYRDKDREGPTMVEQISLPEMF, encoded by the coding sequence ATGATCACCCGCGTAAGACTGAAAGACTGGAAATCGCATGCCCAAACCGAATTGAGGTTCGGTGACGGCACCAACTTGCTGGTGGGGGGGATGGGGAGTGGGAAGAGCAGCGTGCTGGAAGCCATTTCGATGGGCCTCTTCGGCAAGATTCCCGGGCTCAGGGAGAGGGGGATAAAGCAGGAGGATCTGATCAGGAGCAAGCCGGAGCCCGCGGAGTTGGCGGAAATAGAAGTTGGGTTCATGCTTCCCACGGGTGAGGAGTATCTGGTGAGGAGGGTGATAAGGAGGAAGGGTGGAACCTCCGCGGAGCTGAGGAAGGCGGATGGTACTTTGGTGGAAGGGTCAACGGCCGGAAAGGTCACGGAGATGGTGGAAAAGTTACTGGGGGTGAGCTACGAACTTTTTGAAAGGGCCGTTTACTCCCAGCAGAACAGGCTCGATTACTTCCTCCTCCTTTCTCCTTCGGAGAGGAAGAAGAAGATAGATGAGCTGACGGGCATGGATAGGTTGGAGGAAGCCCGTCAGAAGCTCGGATCCCTTTCTAGGAGACTCTTGGAAGAGGCCAAGGAAAAGAAAAGGATGGTGGAGGGAAGGGACAGGGGGACCCTCCTCAAGCAGCTGGAAGAGCTGAGGAGGAAGAAGGAGGAGGATGAGAAGAGGATGGCGGAAATGAAGCGTGAGGAGGGGAGACTTTCCTCCAGGCTGGAAGAGGTGAAGAGGAAGCTGGAAGAACTGGAGGAGCTGGGGAGAAGGGTGGAGAGGCTCAGGATTAGGGAGAAGGAGGAAGGGGCTAGGATCGAACAGCTCCAGAAGCAGTTGGAGGAAATGAAATCCAAGCTGGGTAGAATTTCCGATTTGGAAGTCTTGGAGAGGGAGGGGAGGGAGGCGGAGAGGATCCTCTCCGAGGCCAAGGAGGAAGAGGAAAGATTACGCTTGGAACTCCTTTCCCTGGAAAGGAGGGTGGGAACCCTGAGGGCGGAGTTGAGGGAAAGGGAGGAGAGGAGGAAGGAACTGGAACGGAGGGTGAGGGAGAAGGAGGGGAAGGAGAAGTGGTTGGAGGAAAAGGGGGCGAGGGAGCTTCCCTCGAGACTGGAGGAAACTGGAAAAAGGATGGAGGAGGTTGGGAAGGAACTGGCCAAGGTGGAGGCTAGGGAGGGAGAAGTGGGGAGGGGATTGAGGGAGCTCCTTTCCGCCGGCCCTTCCTGCCCCGTCTGTGAAGCCCCTCTGGGAAGGGAGAGAAAGGAGGCCCTCGTGGAGAAGCGCAAGAGGGAACTGGAAGAATTGGCAGCGAGGAAGGTCGAGCTACAGACCGAGCTGAGGAAGCTGAGGGAAGAGGTGAAAAGGCTTTCCGAACTCGATAGGGAAGTAAGGAGAATAGAGGGGGAACTGAAGGAACTGCCCGAGTTGAGGAAGGAACTGGAGAGGTTGGAGGGGGAAAGGAGGGAGAAGGAAAGGGAATTGGAGACCTGCGAGGAGGAGTTGAAGGTCTTAAAGGAAAAGCACAGGAAGGCGGAGGAAAAGAGGGAGGAAAGCTGGAGAAACTGTCAGGAAGCCAAGAACCGATTGGAGATGGCCAAGAGCTTCTTTGAACTTGAAAGGCAGCTCAGGGAAAGACAGGTCCAGCGCCTCCATTTCCAGAGGGAGCTCTGGGAGCTGGAAAGGAGGTACAAGGAGGATGAGGTGAGGAGGATGAGGGAAGAAAAGGAAGCCCTCTCCTCCCAGCTGGAGGGCGTGAGGGGGGAGCTCAGGGGTTTGGAGAGGATCCTGAAGGAGGAAGGGGAAAGGATGGAACTCCTGAAGGAAAACCTCCTCGAGCTGCAGAAACTGGAGCTCGAAGCCCTAAAGCTCAAGGAAGCCTCAGAAGCCTTGGGACTCATCCAAACCGCCCTTTCCAGGACTCAAGCCCTCATGCGTTCGCTCTTCGTGGAGCAGGTAAACCAGCTGATGGAAGATCTCTGGCAGGAAGTTTATCCGTATGGGGATTATACCTCTCTCAGACTCTCGGTGGATGAGGAGGGGAACTACGAATTCGAACTCAGGGACAGAAAGGGCAACTGGCTTCCCCTCGAAGGAGTGGCCAGCGGAGGAGAAAGGACGGATGCATGTTTCGTGATCAGGGTAGCCCTGGCTAGGGTTTTAGCCCCAGGCCTTGGTTGGATCGTGCTGGATGAACCCACCCACAACTTGGATGCCGAAGCCATCCAAGAGCTGGCGAGGGTTTTAAGGGAACGTCTTCCTTCTCTGGTGCGTCAGGTTCTGCTCATCACCCACGAGGAGAGACTGGAGGCCGCCGTGAGCGGTTACCTCTATCGGTTCTATAGGGATAAGGATAGGGAAGGACCCACGATGGTGGAACAAATTTCCCTTCCCGAGATGTTTTAA
- the moaA gene encoding GTP 3',8-cyclase MoaA has translation MEDGFGRPLKSLRISVTEECNLSCFYCHREGLEGGGRRMEAWEIGRIAEVACGLGMGKVKLTGGEPLLRQDLEEIVREVSSSSEEVSMVTNGIGLKERASGLAEAGLKRVNVSLDTLNPEKYAKLTGVRALDGVLDGIRAALDAGLHPVKLNMLLLRGINEEEVEGMVEFARRMGLKLQLLELIRLPTDPPEIYERFHVDLSGIEERLKERGRVKVRKELHARRVYELDGVEVEVVRPMHNSEFCLHCTRLRLTHDGYLKPCLMRNDNLVDVLSPLREGKEDGVREAFELAVRRRRPYFGMVRQGFIIFRRMGGEGR, from the coding sequence ATGGAAGACGGGTTTGGCAGGCCCTTGAAGAGCTTGAGGATTTCCGTCACGGAGGAATGCAACTTGAGTTGCTTTTACTGCCACAGGGAAGGTCTGGAGGGAGGTGGGAGGAGGATGGAGGCGTGGGAGATAGGGAGGATAGCGGAGGTGGCTTGTGGTCTGGGGATGGGAAAGGTTAAACTCACGGGTGGGGAGCCCCTCCTGCGCCAGGATTTGGAAGAGATAGTGAGGGAAGTTTCTTCCTCCTCGGAAGAGGTTTCCATGGTGACGAACGGAATAGGACTGAAGGAGAGGGCTTCGGGCCTCGCGGAGGCAGGATTGAAGAGGGTGAACGTAAGCTTGGATACCCTGAACCCGGAGAAGTATGCCAAACTCACGGGCGTGAGGGCCCTCGACGGGGTTCTGGATGGGATAAGGGCAGCCCTGGATGCCGGGCTGCATCCCGTAAAACTCAACATGCTCCTGCTCAGGGGGATCAACGAGGAAGAGGTGGAGGGGATGGTGGAGTTCGCCAGGAGGATGGGTTTAAAGCTACAGTTGCTCGAACTCATCCGCCTCCCCACCGACCCCCCCGAGATTTACGAGAGGTTCCACGTGGACCTATCGGGGATAGAGGAGAGGCTGAAGGAGAGGGGGAGGGTGAAGGTGAGAAAGGAACTGCACGCGAGGAGGGTTTACGAGTTGGACGGGGTGGAGGTGGAGGTGGTGAGGCCCATGCACAACTCCGAGTTCTGCCTCCACTGCACCCGCCTCAGGCTAACCCACGATGGCTATCTCAAGCCTTGCCTCATGAGGAACGACAACCTGGTAGACGTGCTCTCTCCCCTGAGGGAGGGAAAGGAGGATGGGGTGAGGGAGGCCTTCGAGCTGGCGGTGAGGAGGAGGAGGCCATACTTCGGGATGGTCAGGCAGGGATTTATCATCTTCCGAAGAATGGGAGGAGAGGGGAGATAG
- a CDS encoding DUF438 domain-containing protein: MEERKEALRELLRRLHAGASPAEVKENFKKVLEGVSPLEIARVEQELVQEGFPREEIRRLCEVHLEVFREQLERQRVEVPPGNPLEILMGEHEELQKRMGKMKEGVSRIAEAGGPPSAEGELSTMLKLSEELLEAEKHYLREENVLFPMLEKHGITEPPAIMWMEHDQLRREKKELHGLLQEGPAMDFGEFKKRLEERVLSLDRLLQGHILKENRILFPSALRVITPEEWREVRRGFDEIGYCCFTPPLSPVPAEEGKVEEKEVNLLQFETGSLSEREVEAILNTLPVDLTFVGEDDTVRYFNKPEKRFFVRTKAVLGRKVQLCHPQKSVHVVNRILEAFRRGERDVAEFWIQKDGRLIYIRYFAVRDREGKYLGTLEVTQDITELKRIEGERRLLDWGG, from the coding sequence ATGGAGGAGAGGAAGGAAGCCCTGAGGGAGCTCCTCAGGCGGCTGCACGCCGGCGCCTCCCCCGCGGAGGTCAAGGAGAACTTTAAGAAGGTACTGGAGGGGGTGAGCCCATTAGAGATCGCAAGGGTGGAGCAGGAACTCGTGCAGGAAGGCTTTCCCAGGGAGGAAATCCGCAGGCTGTGCGAGGTGCACTTGGAGGTTTTCAGGGAGCAGCTGGAAAGGCAGAGGGTCGAGGTTCCTCCAGGCAATCCTCTGGAAATCTTGATGGGGGAGCACGAGGAGCTGCAGAAGAGAATGGGGAAGATGAAGGAGGGGGTGAGCAGAATCGCGGAGGCGGGGGGACCCCCCTCTGCGGAAGGGGAGCTCTCCACCATGCTCAAGCTTTCGGAGGAACTGCTGGAGGCCGAGAAGCATTATCTGAGGGAGGAGAATGTGCTCTTCCCGATGCTGGAGAAGCACGGGATAACCGAGCCTCCGGCCATCATGTGGATGGAGCACGACCAGCTCCGCAGGGAGAAAAAGGAGCTTCACGGCCTCCTTCAGGAGGGCCCGGCGATGGATTTTGGGGAGTTCAAGAAGAGGCTGGAGGAACGCGTGCTTTCGCTGGACCGCCTCCTCCAGGGCCACATCCTCAAGGAGAACCGCATCCTCTTCCCCTCCGCCCTCCGGGTCATCACCCCTGAGGAGTGGCGGGAGGTGAGGAGAGGCTTCGATGAGATAGGTTACTGCTGCTTCACCCCTCCGCTGTCACCGGTGCCCGCGGAGGAGGGAAAGGTCGAGGAGAAAGAGGTAAACCTGCTCCAGTTCGAGACGGGTTCCCTCTCCGAGCGTGAGGTGGAAGCCATCCTGAACACCCTGCCCGTGGACCTCACCTTCGTGGGAGAGGACGATACCGTGAGGTACTTCAACAAGCCGGAGAAACGCTTCTTCGTCAGGACGAAGGCAGTCTTGGGGAGGAAGGTCCAGCTCTGTCACCCACAGAAAAGTGTTCACGTGGTCAACAGGATTCTGGAGGCCTTCAGGAGGGGGGAAAGGGACGTAGCGGAGTTCTGGATTCAGAAGGACGGACGCCTAATTTACATCAGGTACTTCGCGGTGAGGGACAGAGAAGGGAAGTACCTGGGTACGCTGGAGGTGACCCAAGACATAACGGAGCTGAAGAGGATCGAAGGGGAGAGGAGGCTCCTGGACTGGGGAGGATGA